In Canis lupus familiaris isolate Mischka breed German Shepherd chromosome 5, alternate assembly UU_Cfam_GSD_1.0, whole genome shotgun sequence, a genomic segment contains:
- the LOC100687391 gene encoding wiskott-Aldrich syndrome protein homolog 1-like isoform X1: MLPPGPCRYRDRFPRLACRCLPPARGLTQGRCPGPVRAPRAWRPDASCSPVSKDIWRKTTQAERMALRQAELPPRYRCSTCRSSSGQVRSRDSPASSTRKRGQCPPTQQGLFPGPAIGLCGPALCHLQPHRRPSPPPRPSRVSTAAGHCPLPMSPEPGVGSPDSPTPTIVRTSGELPQEPGWCYRGSGEQPGPASHLPLQEPTPRPVLPQNLACCSLDTHYSGRRTNWEEGPSRLALGGASLPPSPGPVPRGGPSRCPPSPFIPCAE; encoded by the exons ATGCTCCCGCCTGGACCTTGCCGTTACCGAGATCGGTTCCCGCGGTTGGCCTGCCGCTGCCTCCCCCCAGCGCGTGGGCTCACCCAGGGCAGGTGTCCCG GCCCAGTCCGGGCGCCCCGAGCCTGGCGTCCAGATGCATCCTGCAGCCCCGTTTCCAAGGATATTTGGAGGAAAACGACACAGGCTGAGCGAATGGCGCTGCGGCAAGCGGAGCTGCCTCCGCG ATACAGGTGCTCCACCTGCCGAAGCAGCTCAGGCCAAGTGAGGAGCAGGGACAGCCCAGCTTCAAGCACGAGGAAGCGTGGCCAGTGCCCCCCTACCCAGCAGGGCCTCTTCCCAGGACCGGCCATCGGGCTGTGCGGCCCGGCCCTGTGTCACCTGCAGCCCCACCGCAGGCCgagcccccctccccggccctcccgAGTGTCCACCGCAGCCGGCCACTGTCCCCTCCCCATGTCGCCTGAGCCTGGCGTGGGCAGTCCCGACTCTCCCACTCCCACCATCGTGAGGACCTCAGGAGAGCTGCCGCAGGAGCCAGGGTGGTGCTACCGTGGGAGCGGGGAACAGCCTGGACCCGCTTCCCACCTCCCCCTGCAGGAGCCCACTCCCCGCCCGGTGCTGCCCCAGAACCtggcctgctgctccctggaCACCCATTACTCAGGACGGAGAACCAACTGGGAAGAAGGTCCCTCCCGTTTGGCCCTGGgcggggcctccctgcctccatccccaGGCCCGGTGCCCAGGGGAGGGCCCAGCAGGTGCCCACCCTCCCCGTTCATTCCTTGCGCTGAATAA